AGGTATTTTATATCTTTCATTTAATAGCACTTGATCACTAGAAAATGTAGGAAAAAATAATGGGAGACGAACAcagctgatttaaaaaaaatatataataaattacaATATAATACTTTAACGAGAAGACTCGATAATGAAGGTGGTCAAATATAACGTGAATTTATGGGTCGGAACTTTTTTACAGTGAACGCATTGGTACGCACTTTTGTGGCTCCCCTCAAACAATGCCGATAAAGACAATAGTTCCGCAACAACAACAGCATGTTGTGGTGCGGACCAGAGAGCTCAGATAAGCTTGTCAGACAGTACCTGGGCACTGGACCAAGCGCCAGGTAAAGTATTCTCCTTGAAAGACATCACATTAAGCTCCTTATCGTTAATGGTTCACTTGGTCAAAATAGAAACGGGTCATGACACCGCCATGCGTCGCGCTCAGCTGACAAACAAGACAGACAAACAAGCGACCGGTTTAATGCCCTTGTTACTAATCCTTAGCCAAGAAACACGTACCAGTGCAATGTATCAGAAATGTGTTAATATTGGACTCCTGCGAATTTAAGACTGCACATCACGGGAAGATAAACTCGGTGTTACTGGTAAGTTAGCATACATGCTAATGCGAGCATAATTACACATACAAATGGCTGGCTTCTTCCTGTAAACGCATGCTGGAGTCAGTGATTGCACTGTTTTGTCTCTACTTGCCTTGAGGCAGGAAAAACATTCACCTTTAAGGGGCGTGCGAAAGGACCATTTAATAACTATACACTGAATATAAGAATACAATTTAACACATAAACCAGCAAATACCAGTTGTGCGCAGTATTCCAACCAGTCCTTCCTCTCCATGCAGCAATAAGAGCATGCTCTCCATGTGTCTTAATAATCCTGACCAGCTCAAATAAGTTGTGCTGTATTGCCTGTAATTGCCATGCTTCGAGAGATAATTGAACTACATTCATTATATCCTGTCTTCATTAGAAACAAGATGCTCAAAAACTGGGGTGTCATTGGTGGTGTTGCAGCAGCCATTGCAGCTGGTGTCTACGTTTTGTGGGGCCCCATCACAGAAcgaaaaaagagaaagagaggTGAGAATTGATGCACAATGCCCACCGTGTAGTGTTCTAACAGTGAGCCGTGTTTTCTTCCAGGCATGGTTCCTGGTCTGTTGAACTTGGGCAACACTTGCTTCCTGAACTCTTTGCTTCAAGGTCTGGCAGCATGCCCGTCGTTCATCCGGTGGCTGGAAAGGTTTTCCAACTCACCCGCCATCCAGTcgcacaaagaaaacaaattgtcCACAACACTTCTCCAGCTTCTCAAAGGTTATAAAGCAATGTGGGAGGTGTAAAAGCAAAGCCTACTTGACACAGCGTTACAGCTCCAAATGTAGACGGGAAGGTTGTTTCTGTTTTGACAGCTCTGTCCAATAATGAGCCTGGAGATGAAGATGTGCTGGATGCAGGATCCTTGCTGGATGTTCTCAGACTGTACCGGTGGCACATCAGTTCATTTGAAGAGCaggttggtctttttttttttttttttttccatttgtggaagctggtttgtgttattgtTACTCTTCCTTATTAGGATGCCCATGAACTCTTTCATGTTCTAACATCATCTCTCGAAGAGGAGAGGGACCACCAGCCAAAAGTAACACCCTTGTTTGATATGCAGTCGCTTGAGGTAAGCAATCGTTTTCCAACTTTAAATGTTAGAAGATTTTGAAACACATCACCTGTGCGCTAATGCATCTAGGATTTGTGAACAGATTTTTGCACAGTTGTTTTCCTTTCAAcacaatctatttttttttttttttaaataaagtggaTTTGGTACATTAAAAAGGTGTACCATATTaagtttgaatgaatgaatctgtCTTTTTTGCTCAGAGTCTTCCCAATCAAGATGAGAGAACAAAGACTTGCAGAAGTCGAGGTAAGAAGGGAACTTTGACTTAGTCTTAGATCAGAGCGCATACATCATCAAAATAATTTTCTGTCTTCCTTTTTGCAGCCCCTCTGCACCCAATTCCAAACCCTTGGAAGTTCCAGCATCCTTTCCATGGCCGTTTAACGAGTAACATGTTGTGCAAGCGCTGTGAGCATCAGGTAAGTTTATTTTACATGAAAACACAAAGGTGGGAGCTGTTTTTTGGATGGTAGCGAAGAGCTTAACTTATTTCCATTGTTGGAACTCAATACGCCTTGCATCATCCTCatgcagaatatttttttttcagagtcCGGTGCGATATGATTCCTTTGAAAGCCTTTCATTATCAATCCCTTTGCCTCAGTGGGTAAGCAGAATCGAACCTACCAAAATGTAAATGTTGCTTTACTGTGATGACTACAGTATTTGTGTTTAGGGTCGACCGGTCTCTCTGGATCAGTGTCTACAGCATTTCATCTCCTCCGAGACTATCAAGGAAGTGGAGTGTGAAAATTGCACCCAGGTGATTACTCAAATGAATTTCCTTGGCTAATGCATGGAACTAAAAGGCTTATCtcgttcttttccttttttagcTTCAACGTGGGACCAAAATTAATGGACAGCTTCTGGAAAGTCAGCGGACAACGTTTGTAAAGCAGCTTAAATTGGGAAAGGTAATTTTTTGCTGAATTTCGAAGAATGGTTGACTTTGGGCAAAACCAAAATTGCTTGGCAACATTTTCCACCCACAAAGTACGAGCTCTATTGTTTATTCTTGcaatcattttttcccccatccaACGTGCTCCTTTCTTTTTCAGCTGCCCCAGTGCCTTTGCATCCATCTGCAAAGACTCACATGGTCCAGCGAAGGAACCCCAATTAAACGACAAGAGCACGTTCAGTTCACGGAGTATCTATGTATGGACCGCTACAAACACAACGCCTCCATACAGACGAGTCTGCGCACCAAATGTGCAAGGAAGCACCAAAAGGGAGAAAATTCCAGCAAGAATGCGGAAAGGCCTACTGCGAATGGCACAGGTATGGGTTAGTCATCATCAAGCCCGTTTCTATTGTCACATGCATTCATAATTTATTATGTGCTCTGCAGATGCAGGGCAtcataacaacaacaaacccTTTGCAAATGGAAACTGTTCATCTGTCTGTTTACATTCTACTTGCGGGACCACTCAGCTCGGCCTTACATATGACTACCGGTAAGCTGCCTTGACTACTACATCTAACTATTACAAGGGAATATCCAGTGGAACCTAAATCCACTTGTTTGGAAATTGATAATAGAATTTGAAATTAAAGTTGACCATAACCTTATTGCTTTAAATGTGAGTCAGTTTACATCTCTCCAACCGTAAAGGCTATGCAGGGTTCTTT
This portion of the Syngnathus scovelli strain Florida chromosome 3, RoL_Ssco_1.2, whole genome shotgun sequence genome encodes:
- the usp30 gene encoding ubiquitin carboxyl-terminal hydrolase 30 isoform X2 produces the protein MLKNWGVIGGVAAAIAAGVYVLWGPITERKKRKRGMVPGLLNLGNTCFLNSLLQGLAACPSFIRWLERFSNSPAIQSHKENKLSTTLLQLLKALSNNEPGDEDVLDAGSLLDVLRLYRWHISSFEEQDAHELFHVLTSSLEEERDHQPKVTPLFDMQSLESLPNQDERTKTCRSRAPLHPIPNPWKFQHPFHGRLTSNMLCKRCEHQSPVRYDSFESLSLSIPLPQWGRPVSLDQCLQHFISSETIKEVECENCTQLQRGTKINGQLLESQRTTFVKQLKLGKLPQCLCIHLQRLTWSSEGTPIKRQEHVQFTEYLCMDRYKHNASIQTSLRTKCARKHQKGENSSKNAERPTANGTDAGHHNNNKPFANGNCSSVCLHSTCGTTQLGLTYDYRSNEYLFQLTAVLVHHGDMHSGHFVTYRRSPSPPCSSSPYTSQWLWVSDDSVRKASLHEALSSNAYMLFYERVQKQSAPLHSQDTVDGVDKSII
- the usp30 gene encoding ubiquitin carboxyl-terminal hydrolase 30 isoform X1: MLWCGPESSDKLVRQYLGTGPSARNKMLKNWGVIGGVAAAIAAGVYVLWGPITERKKRKRGMVPGLLNLGNTCFLNSLLQGLAACPSFIRWLERFSNSPAIQSHKENKLSTTLLQLLKALSNNEPGDEDVLDAGSLLDVLRLYRWHISSFEEQDAHELFHVLTSSLEEERDHQPKVTPLFDMQSLESLPNQDERTKTCRSRAPLHPIPNPWKFQHPFHGRLTSNMLCKRCEHQSPVRYDSFESLSLSIPLPQWGRPVSLDQCLQHFISSETIKEVECENCTQLQRGTKINGQLLESQRTTFVKQLKLGKLPQCLCIHLQRLTWSSEGTPIKRQEHVQFTEYLCMDRYKHNASIQTSLRTKCARKHQKGENSSKNAERPTANGTDAGHHNNNKPFANGNCSSVCLHSTCGTTQLGLTYDYRSNEYLFQLTAVLVHHGDMHSGHFVTYRRSPSPPCSSSPYTSQWLWVSDDSVRKASLHEALSSNAYMLFYERVQKQSAPLHSQDTVDGVDKSII